The segment TAATGTTATGTATATCCTCTGGATTACGACATATTGTCCTCACAAACAGTGGTCAAACAccataaaacaacataaaaccAAGCAATATGATGTCATTCCGTAATGACCTTGAAACGGGTccaacaatacaaaaccaattTACGATGAAATAGCGACAAAAATGGAGGAAGGAGAGATGCAGGTCAATATCGGGAGCTAGAGATAGTGATCCGTTGAGTCCATACATCAGAGTCGGTATCTTCCCACTCGGCCATCATATTCTTATATAACATTGGgcacaggtagtgttgttatgaGGGTGAGAACGATAGGTACTAATGGCAAGTGACGCAATAGTTTAATTTGCGAAATTGTCTGATTCTCCTGTGTACCTGTGTAAGTATATATTAAACGTACAACGGTGAAAATGTTTTCACTTGAAATCAATCAAATTGTAAGTCATGACCCTAATTGCTAATCATCCGCGAAATTGTCTAGATCAGCGATCGCGAAATATTATATTCGAGAACATGTCTGATGTGGTTAGTTCTAGAAATTAATTATTCCCTAAAAATCTAGGTGATTTACAGAACACTATAGTCATCCACCCttaatgtattgttttactttcaTGTCTTCTTGGAAAggttattatattttatacaaatttattatgaaatatCCCCGTGGAGGTGACTGCTTGTTTTACAGAATGATCTGGTGCTGAAATTCTTTATTTCTTGATTCTTTATCCTTCGGATGGCGGCCAGGCTATTGGTTACCGATATAGGAATTTGGATTTAATATTATAACCAAATGATTGATAATTCCAGAAAATGTACCACTGTGTgctatatattgtaaaataaaataaaatcaataaatataggTCTAGTGCATTCCGGATTAGCTATCACATCATATTTGTCTATTATTGTCAACTGCCTGTTTCCGGTTGTGTAATGTTGCAAAGTGTATCTATTCAAAATGAAGAAGGCTTAAAATAAAATGCGCCCAGGATCGAAACACTCTTCAAACCATAAGAAGGAGAACCAGCGACTAAAAAGTTAAACCAGTCTGCTGATAGCTCATGTCCTGGCCCAAGTAACGTACCACAGACACATGGCAAATTCGGACCTACATGTTCCGACCACAAATTGTCCCAGAAAGGCCCGAATTACCTAGACATGAGATTTCTTACCCAAATTGAAAATGTCTCTAAATTTAGAGACAATTGTTTTTTGTCTGACTTATAGAAACAAATGAacattaattatatgtttatacCGGAAAACTTGTAGTTCAGTATAATTTagaattaaacatattttgaaattactaTCTCGGAAATCAATTTTCAAACCCtcataaaatctttaaattcaTTTTCCGTCGGGGGGCTTCGCCCCCTAATCTCCCACCGCCTTGGCGGCCCCCACACCCCTCACCTGGGCTTACCCATTTGTGTTGGCCTAGCTACGCCCCTGTTGTCCCATTAATTGTGGGTCATGATTGATGATATCAATTTGTGACATGGTTACGCTACTTAACACGATAGCGTTATGCTATTTTGAGTAGCGTCATAGCGCGTGCCGTCTGTCTATCATAACATTGTACCGTCTCCTGCAATCGTGGGATCATTCTGAGAAGCATATGAGATATAATTTAGGCATCCTTCCGTTACATAGCTCTGATGagcaaaacagattttaaaattagaaataacaacacaaaacagaatTGACAGAAGTTGTTTTTACTTGTTATCTATATGACAATTATACGAAACAAGCGACACAAACCATCcgaatatttaatattttttaaagcaAATGAAGGCCATGTCAGCTGTCAGACGTTTTGCGAAATAAAAGGGACGTTGAAATGCAGATTTGCGAGTCATAATTATAGGTATTCTCTTCCCAGCTCTCATAACTTGCCGTCCGGTTAAGATGAATCGGATATGTCGTGTGTATGTTGCCCCTGCGagaaaaataaatgattatcAATGGTCCTAGACTGGTCCGAAGTAAAGCTTTGCTTTGTAATAATCCCATTTATGAGGGAATACACGCACAGACATGTATGTGTTCTCATTAAAATAAGCAGGAAAACAGAGAATGGAAAAAAATGCGTTCTTTTAAGCTGTTTAACGTCCTCGCTTAAAATTCCAAAGAAAGACAGAGTATTGAGGAAAGAAAGGGAAAATATAACATACCAAGTGCTGTGAGacacaaaatacatattttagtttcttcaatgtcccctaaaTATAAGATATGGAAGAAAATCACTGATTATGCAGGGTTCTTATTTTAATTTGCCTTCTACGATACGCTGGATATAACGGACCTTATACCTGTGCTGTCAAATATCCTCTGAACAAAATACAAAGCAGAACTATCCTAGATTTTGAAGTCGGCCCAGAGTTATTAACTTTTTATACATGCAGTAAGATtctataaacattttatttcccTATTTCTACATGGTAAGATGGCAAAATACCTGAAATCACCTTAGGTAGATCAATATAGGGTGCGTATTATAGATAATGACTAATAGATGGCATATGATGATGAACAATCAGTTAATAAGAAAACCAATTATCTTCACATTCAATAATCCTAAGTGGTCTTTAATCAAAACTTCTTTCTTAATAATGATTTTTTCTAATCTAGATTATGAATagcaatatttcattttcagtcATATCTCAGAATGAAATACTTCAACATTAGGACATGCTTAAATCGTTGAACATGTAGGTGATTTGAATTCCCTTTCTTTACACAGATTCCGTGATATCTTTTCAAAACCATCTTAATGCTTATTTCTACTGTCTTGAACAATAAGTTTAaccatttaatatattttgcatttatTGATTACTTACTTTTTTTGTTCCAGCGACGAGAGAGGTATCCTCCAAAATTTCGAATCACCCTCATATTAGTGATCAAACTAGCTTTATGGTGTTTGCATATTCCCTAGAAATTGCAACAATAACATCGAGAACCATGTAACTTATATATATGCCATTGGTCGACTACTAATATAATACATGGACTAATCCTCTGTAATTGCAATTATTGAAATCATCAATATTTCCATACGTCGTATGAAAAGGACTAAACGTTCAATGAATAACTAGATAAATGATTAAGACATGTTTCGCTTCATTTATTTTTAAGCTGAACACtatgacaaaaataaaatataaaatatgtcattGTTATTTTCCAGCATGAAAAAATCAATTCGATTATGATAAGAAAGCCGCCTGAATTTAAATCATAACAGAAGAAGTATCTGAAGCAAGTTGTAACCGTTAAAACTGTCAATGCTTTAACATTAAAACTATCTAGACAACACATCCACAAAACACTCTGGTTGCAAAGCAATGGATGCCTAGCCTGATATGAGACATGCAAGGTTCACTCACCTGAGCGTGTCCCCGTGTATAACCGGGATCATTACGACTTCTTCGCATGAACACACCCAATTTAATTCTAGTTTTGTTATTACGGTACCTTTCCACTTTCCACCCCTCTGTAATAGTAATGGCAGTTAAATGTCATCAGTTATGCTTGTTATTTGATTGTAAGCCAATAGAAAGAAACCTTTTAGATTGACGTTCATTATTGAGGTACATGGTTATGACTTACCAGCTTTGTGCAGCTCATTTATGTaataaattaaagatatttgatattttcaaaccTTGTATGTGCCCCAATTAAAAATCTAACATAAATGTTAGCTTTTGTTGCTATAAAACGCAAGTAAGACAGTACAATATTAGAAAAGAAgcatataaacagtatatacctgtcatGGACAGAGACATTCGTTAGTAAGAGTTCAAAGTTGGTTTCAAATGGTTGGCAAAAGCTTGCTACACAAAAGTGTTCAGAATTCAAAATATGACTTACCGGCAACGCAGAAAACTGCACATCCCAGGATCAGCAGGGCAACAAGCGTATTCATATTGACGTCTGAATACGAGCAGAGTCAACGAAGTGAATGTGGACAACGTTTCGCTATCACCTTTTATAGGAAATTGTCCTGGACATTTGGCAAACTCCCAAAccatcaatgtttaattaatgtGTAACAGATGTTAAGATAAAAGGAAGAACTCCTTTAATAATAggttataattatacattaaagTTCACCAAAGATGACACCAGCCTGGGTTATTATaaaggtatattttatatgatcaTCATATATGGTACGTTTAATTTTCCTATGGAAAGGTCGTCTTTTTTGTCCGTATGTTTGACTGTCTGTTTAGCTgctgataggacgttaaacaaataaaaccaaagcTAACCCAAATCGGCTCTTTCTACACTTACTTCAAAATTGTACATGGTGATAGAAAATTACAATCAGTAACGAAACActttattatttaaattatcaaataataattttaataaaacagCAATGACAATTTAAGGAatcaattattattttcaaaaacatggtacaaaatcaatatatcaaacatcatttatacatatttatacaaaatatggcTTATCTGGCCAATCATACTAAATAAAGTTCAGAATTCTTTATAATCCATAAGAAAAATGTAACCAAACAAATTTTAAgtgaatatttcatcatttccCTTTTTGTCTATATTTCTACATGTGTATTTTCTGTGAATAAAGTCTAGGACTTCTCTACCCGGAAGACATACAGACACAGAATGATGAGCAAAGATGGTTATAACCATTAGACATGCATGCcttcaatattttttgtttttatcagtaTAATCTGTTTTATTATACTAGTAATACCACATATTAGTTAGTATGACCTTTTTGGCAATCATCATATCTCTGTGAACGGGTGTCTTATTATGATAAGTATTGagaaactaaaacaaatacaacaagtGAAGAGGATATGAGACATTAAAATGGTCTCCTGCTCAAGTGGTAACCATGGCAACTAAAGATAGATGCAAATTTTACATACGGAGAAAGAAATAGCAATTTTACATTTCCTTCATAATGGTAAAATTCACATTGATGAAATCAGCTTCAATATCATGATTTGGAGACACATATTAGCTGTTGACTACAATTATAAAATaggaaatgaataaatataactttttaaaaattaattatcaatgtTAAAACCATAAAAAAATGAACCTCATTATAAAATCTGATTTACGATTAACATTTATAATCCTCATACAGCAGTCTAAGCTgcaaatttttacatttttatttagaaaGGACACATATGCAtgggtttttttaaagtaaaatattgcatttttaccTATTTTCAATTCTAGTTGCAATGGTAACGTTACAAATTCTAAAAAATTGCCACAATTTCTGGATAGGTCCCTTTTACaagtttcagtatatatatagagaccGCTGACTAAACCATCATGCATGTAATACAAAccattttttttccaatgaAGGCTAGGCAGataaaacagaaatacaaactTTAACAAAAATCACTGCTTTTAATTGTAGTCGGGaaccatgacaacaactgcagataaatataaaatactaCTTTCATTTATATTTGTCCCCCTTTTTCAAGAGTCTGATATAACATTACTTTTATAATTTAGCACTTAATTCACTCTCATCggcttaaaatgtataaacatatgaCATAAGCGactttttaaaatcacaaattttgGTTACCATGTTAACTtcaataatgcaaaaaaaaaaattgttactaaatatatatggaTTGTTTACCAAAAAAATTGATGCAAAATGGTGAAAAATCATGATTAACCAAAATGTCGGATTTTTTTTAGTTCCATTAAAAAATCCTAGGAGTAAAGGGGTGTAAGAATGCCTTCCCTGTGaagtgtttaacgtcctatcaacagctacgACAGTTTTAGGTAAGCACTActtatgtattgtttaacgtcttatcaacAGCTAAAGTAAGTGATCGAAGTCCTCCCCTATGTATTGTTTAAATCCTATCAACACGTACACTGTGTATtgttaaacatgtacaatatatgatCATTTAAAAATGGCCTCCTTTGTGTAGGCTTCATGTTTGAAGTGAAAATGTGTCTGCTTTGGGAGGATATGGTCTGTTCATATTAACCTAGAGCTGAGAGTACGGACTCGTTGCTGACTTTGTAATATGGGATATGTTACATGGTATTAAGCTTAGTCCGTGCATGTTTGATCGATTGTTAAAACCGACAATTGACTGATGGAAAGTGCTAATTTAGGCTATCACGATCAGTTACTTTTTTGTATACAAATACCTTGAAGCTAAGTGGTCATGATCTCACGTGAAAATAAAACCAGGTCAGAGACAATTTCGAGTTATAAATGTAAACTTGAGGGTAAGTCTGCCAATTGTCCTGATTTTTACGAACCAGAacgatttttttcttttctttttttttctaatttttccTCATGATTTGGATACATTGATATgttagaaatgaaaacaaattgacaaaaaaatcaaattgtaGCTCACAATGACCTGGTTCTATGAATGCGAATTACAGTACCCCGTGGAGAAGGTTAACGAAATTGGAAGGCGCAATTGGGTGGCGCAGCGCTGTAATTGGATAGAGCTTGAAGCATGAATATAGTGGAAGGTACGAGCATGAACTTTTTTGATCCAATCACCGAGACATTGAGAGTAAATTTaaccaaaattattttttgcTTTCGCTATATAAGGAAACGATTTCTAGCGAAGGATTAACGATTTATTCAACGTAAGGCACATTAATGACGCGAGAGGAGACGAATAATCGTTGCTTAAATTTACACTGAAAAACACTGCGAGCTTGTGACGGCCCATACATACTGTTTAACTTCATATACGATATAAATGGCTTGGCCGGTGCTTCAAGAGTATTGTTTTGGTTCgcttttcccccttttttctGTGTTATTGCGATGAAATAGCGACAAAATGGAGGAAGGAGAGATGCAGGTCAATATCGGGAGTTAGAGATAGTGATCCGTTGAGTCCATACATCAGAGTCGGTATCTTCCCACTCGGCCATCATATTCTTATATAGCATTGGgcacaggtagtgttgttatgaGGGTGAAAACGATAGGTACTAATGGCAAGTGACGCAATAGTTTAATTTGCGAAATTGTCTGATTCTCCTGTGTACCTGTGTAAGTATATATTAAACGTACAACGGTGAAAATGTTTTCACTTGAAATCAATCAAATTGTAAGTCATGACCCTAATTGCTAATCATCCGCGAATTTGTCTAGATCAGCGA is part of the Pecten maximus unplaced genomic scaffold, xPecMax1.1, whole genome shotgun sequence genome and harbors:
- the LOC117319139 gene encoding uncharacterized protein LOC117319139 isoform X1 — its product is MNTLVALLILGCAVFCVAEGWKVERYRNNKTRIKLGVFMRRSRNDPGYTRGHAQGICKHHKASLITNMRVIRNFGGYLSRRWNKKRATYTRHIRFILTGRQVMRAGKRIPIIMTRKSAFQRPFYFAKRLTADMAFICFKKY
- the LOC117319139 gene encoding uncharacterized protein LOC117319139 isoform X2, yielding MNTLVALLILGCAVFCVAEGWKVERYRNNKTRIKLGVFMRRSRNDPGYTRGHAQGICKHHKASLITNMRVIRNFGGYLSRRWNKKSKGNIHTTYPIHLNRTASYESWEENTYNYDSQICISTSLLFRKTSDS